Proteins co-encoded in one Nicotiana sylvestris chromosome 7, ASM39365v2, whole genome shotgun sequence genomic window:
- the LOC138873658 gene encoding uncharacterized protein has protein sequence MKRTCPRLRGKAVQQGQQPMILALVAQPPRGRGQAGRDHPRGGGQARRSQSATAQSGGGQPADAPARFYALPARPDALALDTVITSIISIYGRDASILFDPGSTCLYVSSLFARFLVVPPVPLGTLVHVSILVGDSVVVDLIYRFCVVTFCGFETRVDFLLLDMIDFEIILGMDWLSPYHTILDCHAKTVTLAMPGLPRLEWKGSTVDTSSRVISFLKARHMVEKGCLAYLAYVRDTTAETPTIDSVPVVREFSDVFPSDLPNIPPDRDIDFCIDLAPGT, from the coding sequence atgaagaggacctGCCCCAGGCTTCGGGGTAAGGCAGTACAACAAGGTCAACAGCCTATGATTTTAGCACTGGTTGCACAGCCTCCTAGAGGCAGGGGACAGGCGGGTAGAGaccatcctagaggtggaggccaagcaAGGAGAAGTCAGTCAGCTACTGCTCaatcaggtggaggccagccagccgacgctccagccagattctatgcccttccagctaggccagatgcattggccttagataccgtcatcacaagtattatttccATCTACGGTAGAGATGCTTCGATattgtttgatccagggtccacctgtttatatgtatcatctctgtttgctcgtttCCTAGTTGTTCCTCCTGTGCCTTTGGGCACTCTTGTTCATGTGTCCATTCTTGTGGgagattctgtggttgtggatctgATCTATCGGTtttgtgtggtcacattctgtggtttcgagactagagtGGATTtcctgttgcttgatatgatcgactttgagatcatccttggcatggattggctatctccatatcACACCATcctagattgtcatgccaagactgttacattAGCAATGCCAGGATTGCCAAGGTTGGAatggaagggttccacagttgatacatctagccgggttatctctttcttgaaggctcggcatatggtcgagaaggggtgtttggcttatttggcttatgttcgggaTACCACCGCAGAGactccgacgattgattcagttccagtagttcgagagttctccgatgtgtttccttctgatcttcctaaCATACCACCAGATCGTgacattgatttctgtattgatttggctccaggaacCTAG